The DNA sequence GGCTTTGTCCTGGTGACATTTGCAAGCGGTATCGTTTTTGGCGTTATTGCCTATATCGTTATGATGATAATTATTCCCGAGGAAACCGCCATCGAGGCGTCCCCTCCTGCTGCTAAAACAACCTCGGCGAAAAGCAAAAAATAAATAGAACTCTGCATACGGAGTCCTTCGTCAGGCTCCCCGACAAAATCGGGACAGGCAGGATAGACTCTGTCGAAGCCTGTCATAGAACACTACCGTCGACAAGGTTGTCATGAGCGGAGTCGAGTGGCTGAGAGTGAAGACAAATTGGGACTAACTTTCTGGAGAAACAAAATGGCTGAGAGGGAGAGATCTTATATTCCGGGAGTTGTATTAATTATTATTGGCACACTGTTTTTGTTTAATGAACTCAATATCTTTAATTTTAGGTGGCGCCATCTTTATCCCATCCTTATGCTTGGCGGCAGCGCACTTTTCTTAGCTTCCATGTTTACTAAAAAAGAGAAAGGCGCTATTTTCCCTGCCACTGTTCTTTTGATATTGGGGTTGTTTTTCTTAATGCGTAACTTTGATATCTTTTCCTTCGATTATTATTTTTATTACGTTGAAGATTTTTGGCCGATATTTCTAGTTGCATTTGGCTGCGGAT is a window from the candidate division KSB1 bacterium genome containing:
- a CDS encoding PspC domain-containing protein, yielding MANKLLRSVKDKMIGGVCGGLAEHFNIDPSLVRVGFVLVTFASGIVFGVIAYIVMMIIIPEETAIEASPPAAKTTSAKSKK